A window of Vigna unguiculata cultivar IT97K-499-35 chromosome 4, ASM411807v1, whole genome shotgun sequence contains these coding sequences:
- the LOC114180618 gene encoding zinc finger MYM-type protein 1-like — MKNKRIDSFFKSDKREATREDENRTNSTLPDILKHDTNVPIVQSEEPPFKVQKIIGEEFHINSLERDPGKRIQIWEYPMSQRDEIRRAYLKWGPYQIQLENYPYSKEKHPRRFQSSWFKMFPSWLEYSPTNDGAYCLTCYLFSSKPYGCFGSDVFTKQGFRSWRKVNAGKRCAFLNHIRDSPCSPHNNAMKACEDLLNQSMHINNIINIQSSEQVCKNRLRLKTSIDTIRWLAFQACAFRGHEETPESSNRGNFLEMIKLLASYNDKVAQVVLENALYNAKYTSHHIQKEILHIFSRKVRSHIREEIGDSKFCIIVDEARDESKKEQMAIVLRFVDKDGNIKERFFDIVHVKDTTAATLKKELSVVLSRHNLDVSNIRGQGYDGASNMRGEWNGLQALFLNDNPYAYYVHCFAHRLQLALVAASREVIPVHQFFSNLAFIVNVVCSSSKHHDELQAIELDGITQLLEMGELETGKGKNQISTLKRVGDTRWSSHFYSICSMMKLYNASCLVLRKIIVDESTYSQRGDADAALNMLSSFEFILILHMMKEIMGITNGLCQALQKQSQDILNAMQLVCSTKILIQKLRDDGWKNLLKGVVFFCEQHDIDILDFNSTYVARHGRSRHQKDHVTMEHHFRVNIFLVTVDKQLQELNDRFNEQTMELLTLSNALVHKDAYKAFNIEDICTLVNKYYPLDFSEQEKISLKFQLQHFLIDAPNHPDLKNLSTMLELCQSLARTGKSRTFYLIDRLIRLILTLPVSTATTERSFSAMKIIKTRLRNKMEDEFLADNMIIYIEKEIAENFSSDSIIDEFRDLKERRAIF, encoded by the coding sequence atgaagaataaaagaatagattcattttttaaaagtgataaaagggaagctacccgtgaagatgaaaacaggACAAATTCAACTCTTCCAGATATTCTGAAGCATGATACTAATGTTCCAATTGTTCAATCAGAGGAGCCCCCTTTTAAGgttcaaaaaattataggtgaggagtttcatattaattctttggaacGTGATCCAGGAAAACGTATTCAAATATGGGAATATCCAATGAGTCAAAGAGATGAGATTCGAAGAGCTTATttaaaatggggtccatatcaaatacaacttgaAAACTATCCTTATTCTAAGGAAAAACATCCAAGGAGATTTCAATCTAGTTGGTTTAAAATGTTTCCTTCTTGGCTAGAGTATTCCCCGACTAATGATGGAGCTTATTGTTTGACATGTTATCTATTTAGTTCAAAGCCATATGGTTGTTTTGGATCAGATGTGTTTACTAAACAAGGTTTTAGATCATGGAGAAAGGTTAATGCGGGAAAAAGATGTGCATTTCTCAACCACATTAGAGATAGTCCTTGCTCACCGCATAACAATGCAATGAAAGCTTGTGAAGACTTGTTGAATCAATCTATGcacattaataacattataaatattcaaagttcaGAACAAGTCTGCAAGAATCGTTTACGGCTCAAAACCTCTATTGACACAATTCGTTGGCTAGCATTTCAAGCTTGTGCATTTAGAGGCCACGAGGAAACACCAGAGTCAAGTAATAGAGGTAACTTTCTTGAAATGATTAAACTTCTAGCATCATATAATGATAAAGTGGCACAAGTTGTGTTAGAAAATGCTCTTTATAATGCTAAGTATACTTCTCATCATATTCAGAAAGAAATCTTGCACATTTTCTCTAGAAAAGTAAGAAGTCACATTCGAGAAGAAATTGGAGATtctaaattttgcataattgttGATGAAGCACGTGATGAATCTAAAAAAGAGCAAATGGCTATTGTTTTGAGATTCGTAGATAAGGATGGTAATATAAAAGAACGATTTTTTGATATTGTGCATGTTAAGGATACAACAGCCGCCACTCTAAAAAAAGAATTGAGTGTCGTTCTCTCTAGGCATAATCTTGATGTTTCCAATATCCGCGGTCAAGGGTATGATGGTGCTAGTAATATGAGGGGAGAATGGAATGGGTTGCAAGCATTATTTCTCAATGATAATCCTTATGCTTATTATGTGCATTGTTTTGCTCATAGACTACAACTTGCTTTGGTGGCTGCTTCAAGAGAGGTCATTCCagttcatcaatttttttcaaatttggctTTTATTGTAAATGTTGTGTGTTCCTCTAGTAAACATCATGATGAGTTACAAGCTATTGAATTAGATGGAATAACTCAATTGTTAGAAATGGGTGAACTTGAAACTGGTAaaggaaaaaatcaaattagCACTTTAAAACGAGTTGGTGATACTCGTTGGAGTTCGCATTTTTATTCCATTTGTAGTATGATGAAGCTATATAATGCATCTTGTCTGGTTCTTCGaaaaattattgttgatgaATCAACTTATTCTCAAAGGGGTGATGCTGATGCTGCATTGAATATGTTGTCTTCATTTGAgttcatattaattttacacATGATGAAAGAGATTATGGGAATTACTAACGGTCTTTGCCAAGCTTTGCAGAAACAATCTCAGGATATATTGAATGCTATGCAATTGGTTTGTTCtactaaaattttgattcaaaagtTGAGGGATGATGGTTGGAAAAATCTATTGAAAGGTGTGGTATTCTTTTGTGAACAACATGACATTGATATTCTTGATTTTAATTCTACTTATGTTGCACGTCATGGCCGTTCTCGACATCAAAAAGATCATGTCACTATGGAACATCATTTTAGGGTGAATATATTTCTTGTTACAGTGGACAAGCAATTGCAAGAATTAAATGACAGGTTTAATGAGCAAACAATGGAACTTTTAACTCTAAGCAATGCTTTAGTTCATAAGGATGCTTATAAAGCTTTTAACATTGAGGATATATGCACTCTTGTGAACAAATATTATCCTTTAGATTTTAGTGAGCAAGAGaagattagtttaaaatttcaacttcaacattttCTTATTGATGCTCCTAACCATCcagatttgaagaatttatcaaccatgcttgaattatgtcaatctttggCAAGAACAGGAAAGTCAAGGACATTCTACTTGATTGATCGTTTAATTcgtcttattttaactcttccTGTCTCTACAGCTACAACAGAAAGATCATTTTCTGCaatgaagattatcaaaacaagattgcggaataaaatggaagatgaatttcttgccgacaatatgattatttacattgaaaaagaaatagctgaaaattttagttctgattcaattattgatgagttcaggGATCTAAAGGAACGAAGGGCAATCTTTTAG